A section of the Cololabis saira isolate AMF1-May2022 chromosome 6, fColSai1.1, whole genome shotgun sequence genome encodes:
- the LOC133445750 gene encoding ETS translocation variant 5-like yields the protein MDGFYDQQVPFMVPPSQHKSHVEEPSHSRPLSDRKRKFVDTELAQDTEELFQDLSQLQEIWIAEAQVPDDEQFVPDFQSDSLMFHGPPPTKIKRELTPPKELSPCRQDRSPMSYGEKCLYSYSACDRKPAPGFKPLTPPSTPVSPCGPASTAATHTLNGQASPPPPHVASAGPRSVQQPPKQRGVPVHSPPFAVPGAPLSQDANGFSPEHRFQRQMSEPCLPFPPSESQGRPQFLPQPPSSLPRDGRPPYQRQMSEPLVAAPPQGFKQELIDPRYSEQGVPAMGPLCPPPGPPRQAAFHPLAIKQEPRDFCFDSEVPNCQSSFGRAGSFYQNNHESFSFDRDPQLYFDDTCVVPERLEGKIKQEPSVYRDGPPYQRRGSLQLWQFLVTLLDDPANGHFIAWTGRGMEFKLIEPEEVARRWGIQKNRPAMNYDKLSRSLRYYYEKGIMQKVAGERYVYKFVCDPEALFSMAFPDNQRPNLKADPDGLPGLDDDTVPLTHYDDGGPYLLDAVEQGAAGLPFPDGYGY from the exons ATGGATGGATTCTATGACCAGCAAGTCCCATTTATGGTCCCACCCAGC CAGCACAAGTCGCACGTGGAGGAACCATCTCACAGCAGGCCTCTGAGCGATAGGAAGAGGAAGTTTGTGGACACAGAGCTCGCCCAGGACACAGAAG aactcttcCAAGACCTCAGTCAGCTACAAGAGATCTGGATCGCAGAAG CCCAGGTGCCTGATGACGAGCAGTTTGTCCCGGATTTCCAGTCGGACAGCT TGATGTTTCATGGCCCGCCGCCGACCAAGATCAAACGAGAGCTGACCCCCCCCAAAGAGCTGTCCCCCTGTCGCCAGGACAGGAGTCCCATGTCCTACGGGGAGAAGTGCCTTTACAGCTACAG TGCCTGTGACAGGAAGCCCGCCCCCGGGTTCAAGCCATTAACCCCCCCCTCCACGCCGGTCTCCCCCTGCGGCCCCGCCAGCACAGCAGCAACGCACACGCTCAACGGGCAGGCGTCCCCCCCGCCGCCCCATGTAGCCAGCGCAGGCCCACGTTCAGTTCAGCAGCCTCCCAAACAGCGGGGAGTCCCGGTCCACAGCCCCCCCTTCGCCGTGCCCGGCGCCCCCCTCAGCCAGGATGCGAACGGCTTCTCACCTGAGCACAG GTTCCAGAGACAGATGTCGGAGCCGTGTCTACCGTTCCCCCCCTCTGAGAGTCAAGGCCGCCCCCAGTTCCTGCCGCAGCCCCCCAGCAGCCTGCCCCGCGATGGCCGGCCCCCGTACCAGAGGCAGATGTCGGAGCCGCTGGTGGCCGCGCCTCCCCAGGGCTTCAAACAGGAGCTCATCGACCCGCGGTACAGCGAGCAGGGCGTCCCCGCCATGGGGCCCCTCTGCCCCCCGCCGGGCCCCCCGCGGCAGGCCGCCTTCCACCCCCTGGCCATCAAGCAGGAGCCTCGCGACTTCTGTTTCGACTCCG AAGTGCCTAACTGTCAGTCATCGTTCGGGAGAGCGGGGAGCTTCTACCAAAATAACCATGAAA GCTTCTCCTTCGACCGAGACCCTCAGCTGTATTTCGACGACACCTGCGTGGTTCCTGAACGATTAGAAG GTAAAATCAAACAGGAACCCTCTGTGTACCGCGACGGGCCTCCGTACCAGCGCCGGGGCTCGCTGCAGCTCTGGCAGTTCCTGGTCACGCTGCTGGACGACCCCGCCAACGGCCACTTCATCGCCTGGACCGGCCGCGGGATGGAGTTCAAACTCATCGAGCCCGAGGAG GTGGCCCGTCGTTGGGGCATCCAGAAGAACCGACCGGCCATGAACTACGACAAGCTGAGCCGCTCGCTGCGCTACTACTACGAGAAGGGCATCATGCAAAAG GTGGCAGGTGAGAGGTACGTGTACAAGTTTGTGTGCGACCCCGAAGCCCTGTTTTCCATGGCGTTCCCCGACAACCAGCGGCCCAACCTGAAGGCCGACCCGGACGGCCTGCCCGGCCTGGACGACGACACGGTGCCCCTCACCCACTACGACGACGGCGGCCCCTACCTGCTGGACGCCGTGGAGCAGGGCGCGGCGGGCCTGCCCTTCCCCGACGGCTACGGCTACTAA